One Romboutsia sp. 13368 genomic window carries:
- the cax gene encoding calcium/proton exchanger: MKILKYMLVFIPISFIAKFMNASGTIMFLLACLSIIPLAGLIGEGTEEISFYSGPKIGGFLNGTFGNATELIISFFALKEGLFEVVKSSIAGAVIGNILLVVGASMLAGGLKYKTQKFNQKVSEVSSTMLLFAVLGLCIPALFTHTVDPKLLNTRYEGLSIFVAVVMIIIYALSLFFSFSTHKHLYNNNDEEQGGTPKWSLKKAILVLVISTVLIAIESEFLVNGIEPLTEKLGWSEFFVGIILIPIIGNAAEHTTAIVMARKDKMDVALEIAIGSSLQIILFVAPVLIFISLFFKPMSIVFNPFELIALIASVIIANRVSHDGESNWLEGVQLLAVYLIIAASFFII; the protein is encoded by the coding sequence ATGAAGATATTAAAATACATGCTTGTATTTATACCTATAAGTTTTATAGCTAAATTTATGAATGCATCAGGAACAATTATGTTTTTACTTGCCTGTTTATCAATAATCCCACTAGCTGGACTTATAGGAGAAGGTACTGAAGAAATCTCTTTTTATTCTGGACCTAAAATCGGCGGATTTTTAAATGGCACATTTGGAAATGCCACAGAACTTATAATATCATTCTTTGCACTTAAGGAAGGTTTGTTTGAGGTTGTAAAATCATCTATCGCAGGAGCMGTTATAGGAAATATACTACTTGTTGTTGGTGCAAGTATGCTTGCTGGAGGTCTTAAATATAAAACTCAAAAATTTAATCAAAAGGTATCAGAAGTTTCATCAACTATGCTACTGTTTGCCGTTTTAGGATTATGTATCCCAGCTTTATTTACTCATACAGTAGACCCTAAACTTCTTAATACTAGATACGAAGGATTAAGTATATTTGTCGCTGTAGTAATGATTATAATATATGCACTTAGTTTATTTTTCTCATTTAGTACTCATAAACATCTATATAATAACAATGATGAGGAACAAGGAGGTACTCCTAAATGGTCATTAAAAAAAGCTATATTAGTATTAGTAATTTCAACTGTTCTTATAGCTATAGAAAGTGAATTTTTAGTAAATGGTATAGAACCGCTAACTGAAAAGTTAGGTTGGAGTGAATTTTTCGTAGGAATAATATTAATTCCTATAATAGGAAATGCTGCAGAACATACCACAGCAATTGTTATGGCTAGAAAGGATAAAATGGATGTTGCACTCGAAATAGCTATAGGTTCTAGTTTACAAATAATCTTATTTGTTGCTCCAGTTTTAATATTTATAAGTTTATTTTTCAAACCTATGAGTATAGTATTTAATCCATTTGAGTTAATAGCACTTATCGCATCAGTAATAATAGCTAACAGAGTTTCTCATGATGGAGAATCTAACTGGCTTGAAGGTGTTCAGTTACTAGCTGTTTATTTGATTATAGCTGCATCATTTTTTATTATATAA
- the tpx gene encoding thiol peroxidase, with amino-acid sequence MQVTFQGNPLTLAGTQIKVGDTAPDFIVTDNDLNPIKLSDTKGKRVFLTVPSLDTPVCDTEVRRFNQEAAKLGDVTIYTISMDLPFAQARWCGSSGIDKVVTASDYKDREFGKNYGVYINELGLLSRAVFVVDENNKITYVEYLSEITNEPDYDKALNALK; translated from the coding sequence ATGCAAGTAACATTTCAAGGAAACCCATTAACATTAGCAGGAACTCAAATTAAAGTTGGTGATACTGCTCCTGACTTTATAGTTACAGATAATGATTTAAATCCAATAAAATTAAGTGATACTAAAGGTAAAAGAGTATTTTTAACAGTACCATCATTAGATACTCCTGTATGTGATACAGAAGTAAGACGTTTTAACCAAGAAGCAGCAAAATTAGGTGATGTAACTATATACACAATATCTATGGACTTACCTTTTGCTCAAGCTAGATGGTGTGGATCTTCTGGAATAGATAAAGTTGTAACTGCTTCAGATTACAAAGATAGAGAATTTGGTAAAAACTATGGAGTTTATATAAATGAATTAGGACTTTTATCTAGAGCTGTATTTGTAGTTGATGAAAATAATAAAATTACTTATGTTGAATACTTAAGTGAAATAACTAATGAACCAGATTATGATAAAGCACTAAATGCCTTAAAATAG